The DNA region gtgatgaagagtggcccccacttgccacaactggagaaagccctcgcacagaaatgaagacccaacacagctaaaataaataaataaataaatttaaaaaaaaaaaaaaaaaaaaagttaattctgtggagggaaaatgttaaataaatatcattGTGGGGAACATTTGGACAGGGCAAAAATCATGAAGGTGGTATTCATAAGCATCAAGATGGGGAAACATTATTTTAGAGTCATCTGTGCTCtgtcttagctcccccaccagatGGAGAGTAAATTTATTTGATTCATCTCTACTGTTAATCCTGGCATTTATAAAGTTTTTCAAAGAAGTTttctagaatgaatgaatgaatggatgaatgaatgaatgagctcctGCTAGGCTGCAGGGAGACTGCATCAGAAGTGGAGCAGTTGAATTATCCTGCTTTTGTCTCCTGTGTTTCCACACATCCTGCCTCCCCAAACCATCAGAGAAGCCCAGTGGGTGAGCGCCTGCCCCAGAATCCTCTTTGGTTCCTCCCTGGGTGCTCCTTGCTCCATGCAGAAGTTCCTCTTCTGGTCTCTGCTGCCCCAGCAATCTGGGTCCTCAGGACGAGGCTGAGCTAAGGGTGGAGTCAGGAGGCAGGAGAAGGAATGTGCACCACTCCTGGCCAGTTGCCAAGGAGACATCAGGAAGGAGGTGGTTACTATGGCAACTGGGGCATCTTGAGAGGTGAAGAGAGGTGATGGGTCTGGGTACCCCAGGCTGGATAGGGTCCTGTGTGGGACTTGGGGGTTGGGTTTCTAACTCTGGGGCCAACCTTGACTGCCTCTGCTCCCTTTGTACCTCCTATTGTTGCCTCTGCAGGACTGGCTTCTGGCCAAGCGGAGGGTCCTTCTTAGGGATAGGGACCCAGGCCCAGCTGTGCTCCTGCATCTTCTTTCTGTTTGTCCCCAACACACCCTCCTGCTCTCtgatggggtgggggatggggggatgcgGGAGCCATCCCCCGCCCCCAAACAAtctattcattaattaattaatttcattaaGTGGTTTGCAACAGGCAACATGCACTTCCTCCCCCGGGGTTTCCCAAGATCTGTGGTCCCCTCTCCTGCTGTGACTGGAGAAAGGGTGTGGGGAGGCGGGGGCATCTGTCCTCCCACCTCTGCCCGTCTGCTGCCATCGATCCTGCTAACCACCATCTCCGCGAAAGGAGGCACTAGGCTCCCTCCAGGCTTGctgcctcagccctgccccctctccctagGGTGGCTTCCAGCCTCTGcagccgcccccccacccccaccccccgccctgctTCAAATTCTGCAGATATGGCTCAGTGCAGCAGCCCCCACCTGCCGGGAAAGCgggcagggaaggagagatcAGAGTGCAATTGGGGTTCCCTTCACTTGCCAGAGGTTCCTCAGCACCGCTGGCCTCTCCCCTGGCCCTGCTCTCAGCGCTGGGGACCCTCCCTCACCCACCTCTCCCCCACCATGGAAGCGTCCCTCCCCTTGCTCCTCTGCAGAAGTAGGCGCAAGAAAGGGGGCTGTTGGGGGGGTGAGTATTTCGGGGGTGCATAATTGGGCTAATGGTGTGAAATGTAAATCTCTGTGTGGgcgatggaggtggggaggggcatcTGTGTGCACACCCAAGTGCACCTTTCGGACCAGACAACACCCCGAATGTGGGCTGGGAAGGAGGGTCCTGACACCCATCCCTGCCCATGGGGGCTCACTGCAGTGGTACGGGCCCCACCCTGTGCCAACCCccccttctcttttccatttccctcTCATGCTGTGggtccatctctctctctctctctctccccctctgtgTCTTTACGCCTCCCTCTCCATAGTTGCCTCAGTCCCTCTATCTCTCAGTCTCTATCTCTTTCAGGCTCTCTGTCAGTCTCTTTCTATATTCCTTTCGGTCtccctctctcttgctctctctgtctctctccgtctctctctcacttcctccagctcctatctttccctctttctccctgctTCCCACTGAACCTGCCTGTCAGAGATTTCAGGAAACACCCACCGTAGGTGCCAGCACTAGAAAAAAACAGGCATATGGACCCCTTCCCCTTACCCTCCGCAGAGACCCTGAAATCTGCGAGAACCTCCGTGGCTGCAGATCTACCCGCTCCCACCTTCGGAGCCCATCTCTTCGAGGCCACTACCACCGCTGTGCTGGACCAGCCACCCGGTTGCTATAGCTACCGGTCCGAGCATCCTTTCTCCCGGGACTGCCGCTCTCCAACCACGGGTCCCGCACAGGAACGACACCACCGGGAGAGGGTGTCCAAGAGGCCTGGAGGGGTGCCAAGGGGTGCACTGCAGGGGCCTCCGCCCATGGTAGGAAGGGACATCTCCTTCCCCGTTCCCCTCCCCTTCCAGTACTGGAATCTCCCCAGATCCTCTCTCCTAAGCTCTAAGATCCCGGAGCCCCCCTGCGCCCTCTCCCCAGGCGACGCTCACCCTTTGTGGGGACCTGGGTCGGGGTCGCCATGCCAAGCCGGAGCAGGGGGCGGCTGGATGCCGAGGTGGTGAAGGAGCGGCTGCAGCAGCTGGAACCGGGACGGACTGTTGTCGGGGGGAGATGGGGGGAGCCCTGGTGTGGAGGGGGCCGTAGCCAATGGGGGCCCGGAGAGCCCGCCCCCGTCCcggccacccccgcccccgcccccgcccactgCCGACGTCCCCGCCCTTTCCCCAAGGGTGGGGGCGCCCTCTGCTGGGGCCAAGGGGGCGCCCAGGCTTTCCGCGCGAAGGGACTGACAGATCCACACCGCTCTGTCAAGACAGAAAAGCACGTTTTATTGGAAATCTGAGCGGCAGAGAGGAGTctgtgggggcagggctggggaagaggaCAGTCCAGATGGAGGTGGGCGCGCGGAAGGTGGGTGGGAGGCGTCAGGTGCCAGGGGAATTCTGTGTGGGTGAAAAGGGTAAGAGGCAGGAGAGCCCTCCAAGCCCCCTATCCCAGCCCTtcgccccctcctcctcccccctccctcctccagcctagTCAGAGCTGCAGGACCTGGCTGGGTTCCATCGCACCAGGTGTCTCTACCGCCTGCGGGTGGACAGACCTAAGGGGGAACACATAGAGTTCGGGTAGCAGGAGGGGCACCCCAGCTCCTCTGGAAGGTGGGAGCACAGCAGGGCAACTCCCCGACCTCGGGCTTCAGATCAAGCCCCCAGCTCCACGCGCCCACGGAGGACCAGGAAAGGGGTTCTTGGAACCAGCCCGCATCCCCAAACACCCGAAGTCTCCCCAAACTCACGGCGGATTGAGCTGCGGAAAGTTCCCTCCTCTTCATCAGGTTCCCCAGTCCTGAGAAAGGAGATGCAGAAGGAATTGGGGATGGAAAAGGAGAGAGGCAGCTACACCCGGGAAACCCCAGTGcagcccccatttcacagacttGTGTTCTGAGACCCAGAGATGGGCGAGGAGCAGGTTCCGGGCCGCCAGAGAATCCAGTGCACCCAGGAGCAGTTGAAGTGTTTGGCGGGAGGCGCTCCAAGCCGGTAACAGCGAGTACCTCCCCGAGTGCTGGAGAAGGAACTAGAATTTGGAAGAGGAGGTATAGCCAAAGCGACTTGAGGGCAGATTGCCTGGAGACGGCCTAGGTTAGAAACCCGGAGCTTTCATCTTGCAGTTGAGCGATCTGGGGCGTGTGACCACCttcctgtgcctcggtttcctcatctgtaaaatgaggttaataacAGCACCTACCTTATAGATATGGTGTGAGGGGTAAATAACACATAATGAAACAGCATCCTGCACGTGGGACACACCCAATAAATACtacctttatttataataacatctACAAGTATCTTAATACCGACAAGGTGTTCATACATCGCCTgggctttacatttttatttaaggaTGAATCAAAGAGCTAGAAACAGGACTCTGAGCTAAACTGGGCCGCCAAGTGAGGTGATCTCATTTCGCCGCGGCTCTTTCTTTCACAGCACTTATCGTGCTTCGTGATTTTATATTTGTGGGTCTGTTGGAGCCCATCGCCACCGCCCCCACTGGGCTGGAAGCTCAGCCAGGCAGGGAGGGCAGTTAATTCCTGGCTTGGTCCCAAGGCCTGGCTTGGGGCtgggcacgtagtaggtgcttgATACATATTTGCCGAGGCGTCTCTCTGGCTCTGGATTGAGTGGACTTCCGGCCTCACCCCCAATGCTCCTTCAGAGCGGGAGTAGATGAGTGAGGGCCCAGAGAGGCTTCTTACCTCTGCTGCTGGTTGAATTTGCACCGGCATCTTCTGCCTGTGGGTGGGGGCGTGGGGAGGAGTGCGCTGAGATTCCGCTCTATGCGGCACAGCGAGCCAGAGCTCGCGCTCGCCAGGGCTGGAGCGGCGGGGGGATAAGGGTGGGGCAGGAACAGGGGGGTGCTGGGCCTGCAGTAGAGACGCGGCGGGCCCGAGGGGGGAGTAGAAGGGGCAGGGCGGAGCCTAGggctgggaaaggggaggggcagaAACAGGGGCGGGGCCGAGGGCGGGAACGTAAACGGGGTGGGCCCGGGGGCGGTGATAGAAACGGGGGCGGGTCCGAGGGCGGAGTAGAAGGGGCGTGGCCTAGGGCTGCGATAGGGGAGGGGCATAAACAGGGGCGGAGCCGAGGGCGGGGCCGGGGACAGAAATAAGGGCGGGGCCAAGGGCTCGGATAGGGGCGGGGTTGGAAGCGGAGCGGGGACTGGACGGGGTTGGGGCAGACACCCGCAGATTCGCGGCTGGAGTCAGGGTAGGGGTACTCACTCAAGATGATGAGTATGCCCAGGATGAAAAGGATCCCGGCGATGATGAGGCCTCCGATCCGCAGGGATTGGTAGTCTGTGGGCAGCAAGGAGGAGCGTGaatgcagggaggggaggaggaaggatagTAGAGGGGCAGAATGGGAAGGAAGGGGCAAGGAGGAAggatggggaagaggaaaggagatcAATGAGAGGAGGACGGAGAGATGTGGGAGAAGGGGGATCAGGGAGAAGAGAGGATgtaaaggaaagggaggggaggaggtgggcaaggcaaggaggagggaggaaacaaGGGAGCAGTGAAGGATGATGGAGAGGATcagggagaggagaaaggcagGTGGCAGCAGAGGATGAGCTATAAGATACTAAGaggtaaaaggagaaagaatcagaGATACAGA from Balaenoptera musculus isolate JJ_BM4_2016_0621 chromosome 19, mBalMus1.pri.v3, whole genome shotgun sequence includes:
- the FXYD1 gene encoding phospholemman, with the protein product MASLSHILVLCVGLLAMVNAEAPQEHDPFTYDYQSLRIGGLIIAGILFILGILIILSRRCRCKFNQQQRTGEPDEEEGTFRSSIRRLSTRRR